In Methanofollis aquaemaris, the genomic window AAGTTCTCAGGCCCCTGCTCGATGCCGGACTTGTCGAGATGACCATCCCCGAGAAACCAGGAAGCGGCAAACAGAGATGCCGGGCCACGGAGAAAGGACATGTTCTGATCGGAGAAGATCGTTCATGAATGAACGAATTCCCGGATAAATCTGTTTCAATCCAGAGGATTGTTCAGGCGCCGGATACTTCTGGGATATGCTCGATGTGATATGGTGCCATCCGTCAAACCGACAGGTCTAAGAAAAGACAGAACAAGATTCATTTCATCAATACTGTCGATGAGGTCGCCTGCGAGATCAGGTCCGGAGTCTCCCCGCCAGGAAATATATTGGATGTGTGATGACACCCAGGATGATTCAGGTGACACGCTACAACCGGTGAAAAGATCTGTGGGCAATAATATCAGTCTCCCGTCGTCACTCATATCAATATCGAATCTGTGATGGCCCCCCCGGAAGAAGCAAGCCTCCTTCTGGATGGATTCTCGATGTGTCTGAATGATTCAATCGATCGAAATGATTGAGGTTTTCTCAAAAAGGAGTCTATCAGAGGAACTCTGGATTCAGCGGAGGAAAGATGGAGAGCAGTAAAAAACTCACGGTCATGGTTTCATCCACGGTCTATGGCATTGAGGAACTCCTGGACCGGATATACACACTCTTAACGGCATTCGGTTATGAAGTCTGGATGTCGCACAAGGGAACCATGCCGGTCTTTTCAAACCGTTCCGCTTTTGATAACTGCATCGCGGGGGTAACGAACTGCGACCTCTTTCTCGGGCTGATCACTCCTCATTACGGCAGCGGGAAAGATGAGGACGGACTCTCCATCACTCATCAGGAACTGAGAAAAGCCATTGAACTTAACAAGCCCCGTTGGCTTCTAGCCCATGATAATGTGGTTTTTGCCAGATCGCTCCTGAACCATCTCGGGTATAACGGAGAGGACGGTCGAAGACAACTTTCACTGAGAAAAAATCAGATCCTGGATGATCTCCGTGTCATCGACATGTATGAAGAAGCCATTCTCTCCCAGAAACCCCTGCAAGACCGGCAGGGCAACTGGGTTCAAAAATTTCGTTCCGATGATGACGCTGCTCTTTTTGCCATGGCACAGTTCTCTCGCTATCAGGAAGTCGAGGCGTTCGTGCATGAAAACTTACGTGACAGTGCACGTATTTCTCAAATCATCTATGATAAGGGGGAGCATCCATGAAAATAGAGAATATCAGAGAGGTTCTGCTGCTTGGAGATGACCAGAGCATTGAGGTTTTATCCCGGTGCCTGGATCTAGAACACATCGGCACAACAGTCTGTGGTTTTCTCAATACGTCCGGGGGGTCTATTGTATGTGGGGTGGACGATAAGGGGAACATTATCGGCATCGATGACGCCGAGAATGCGGCGAGGGATCTTGAACGTGGACTGTTACATGGTCTTTCTCCTACGGCGCTGGTTTCTGTTCAGGTATATAGAGTTGAAGAGGAGACCTTGCTGGTTGTCGAGGTGCCGGCCGGCAAGGATCTGCCGTACGCATTTGAGAATGTGATTTATCTTCATGAAGGTCAGACCACCCGAAGAGCAGATGTCGAAACGATCCGCGACATGGTGCTCCGCAAACAGGTTGAACCAGAGAGATGGGAACGGCGTTTTTCTTCCGCCGACATGAAAATCGATCTGGACGGAGATGAAATTCGTTCCGCGATCCATGCCGTGAATAAGTCTTCTCGATTTCAGTTTCGAGATGGTGACAATACGGTCATGGTTCTTGAAGACCTTGCAGTGTGCCGATATGGCCGCCTGACCAATGGCGGCGATGTACTCTTTGGAACCAATCCCGCGATGCGTAACCCCCAGGTCAGGGTACGTGCCGCCTGTTTTACGGCAGACAGGACCGACGACACCTACAGAGATATGAAGTCCTTTGAGGGGCCTCTGGTCCCGGTTTTAGAGAATGTATTCCGTTTTATTCAACGAAACACTCCCACAATATCGCGTTTTGGGAAAGGCAATCTGGAACGCCGGGACGACTCCCTCTATCCGGTGGCGGCGATCAGGGAGGGGTTGGTGAACGCCTTCGTCCACCGGGACTATAGTAATTTTTCCGGAGGGATTGCTGTTTCCATCTATCCCGACCGCCTGGAGATCTGGAACTCCGGTACATTCCCTGAAGGGGTAACCCCTGATGACCTATCGACCGGTCACATCTCGGTGCTGCGTAACCCTGACATTGCCCATGTACTTTATCTGCGGGGGTTGATGGAGAAGATGGGCCGTGGGAGCGTGATGATCAGGAAGGCCTGTGATGAAAACGGTTTACCTCTGCCGCGGTGGTCGGAGGATGACCGCGGGGTCACTCTTACTTTCTATGCCCCGGAAGTCACCCCGGAAGTCACCCCGGAAGTCACCCCGGAAGTCACCCCGGAAGTCACCCCGGAAGTCATACGGATGCTCAGGGTCTTTGAAGGAGAGATGTCTCGGAAGAACCTCCAGGATATTCTCGGTCTGAAAGACAATGAACACTTCAGGAAAACCTATCTGCTGCCAGCAATCCACGACAATCTGATTGAAATGACGATCCCGGCCAAACCTAAGAGCAGCAGGCAGAAATATCGCCTCACTGAGAAAGGACGTGCTCTGATAGGAGAAGATCGTTCATGAATGCTGCCCGACCAGTTCTTGATCGAGATCGGAGCCATCCCAAAACTCTCCTGCCCCTCCTCCACAGAAGATAAAGAGAGATGATAGGGTCAAACCCTCTCACCTCTTCGCAGGGTGAACCTACATTCATCGCCTTCTTCTTTCAATCGCGCCGGGGGTTCCTCGAAGACTTTCGTCTTCTCGAACTCGCTGACGCTCATTTCCACCGGACACTGAAATTGTGATTGGGCCGGGAAGAAACGCATGGAGGGCTGTGTAGAATCAGGCATGAAGCGAACGCACGCCTCAAGCATACCGCATGAAAAGTTTTTCATGGTAAACCACCCAATTTTCATCAACGTAACCCCCTTGTGAACTGAATCCGTTGCCCTCCTTGCAGAGCCACTCTTTCTGGCCCGATACATCGAGAAAGCCGGCACCGGCACCCTCGATATGATCGATCTATGCGAGCGGGCGGGCCTCTCTTCGCCGATGTTCAGGCAGGAGGGCGGGCAGTTTGTTCAGGTGCTGTGGAGGCCAGAGCAGGGCGGGACCAGGATGGACCTTGATCAGGAGAGTGTCGAGATCCTGCGTGCGTGCATGACAGAGAAGTCCATGATCGAACTCCTCACCGTTGTCGGCAGGGAAAAACCGCACCAGGTCCAGTGACCAGATCCTCAGGCCCCTGCTCGATGCCGGCCCTGTCAAGATGACCATCCCCGAGAAACCAGGAAGCGGCAAACAGAGATACCGGGCCACGGAGGGTGATCACGCGAGTATTTCCCGCGAACGAGGGCAATTCGACACGGACGGATGTATCTTCCTGAAATCCGCCCTTTTCTCCCCCATCCCGAACTACGAATGAACGACTAAAATGTGTAAAATGAGTGGTTCGCCATCCGCCGCACCGTCGCTGAGTATTCAGAAAGGTTAGGGTTTGGTTCTCCTTCCCGCAAGCAGCACCATCGCGGTCAGAAGAGCAACGATACCGATACCCGTTCCGAAGCCGGGTGCGGACGCAGGCACGGTTTCCGTCACGCTGATGCTCTTTTGCGCATAGATGAGGTCTCCATGGAACGACGGGAAATGCGTTTCGACCCACACCATTCGATCGCCGTCCAGGAACGGGTCGTCGACCTGGCCGTCCACCGAAATTTTTTCACCCGTTCCTGCCTCCGGATCACAGAGGAGGATTGTCGAACCCGGCGTATTCTCCGAATAAATCCAGCCGATTCGTTCTCCGTCGGTAAACGGTGAAGAAATCTTCAGATCCTTCTTATCTTCGGCCGGTGTTTTCGAAGGTTCCAAAAAAGTCCCTGTCGCAGGGTCGAGCAGTCTCTTCTCTCTCGTCGAGAGGAGATAGAGATACAACTCGTCGAACGTCCCCTTATCAGGACCCTCGAAGGTGACGGTATGCTTGAGGTAGATCAGGTAATCGCCGCCCAGTGCATAGGATTCGACGTGGGAGCCGGATTTGTTCCCGAAGACATTGCGAAAAATCGTCGTGTTCGTTCTGGTTTCGAGAGAATACAGGTAGAGACCTTCAGAATTCAGGTACGCGATATGGTCGCCGTCAAAGAGAACGCCCGCGGGATCATCGACCGGCAGTTCGCAGACCTGTTCGCTCTTCCCTGTCCCGATGTCATAGAGGAAGATCGGGATGTTGAACAGATCGGCGGATTCGCCCAACCAGATGATCCGTCCCCCGTCGATCTTCGGCCACTCTGCGGTGCCCGGAGCATCGATGATCTCTGCAGAACCGTTCCGGAGCGAGTACAGGTACACCCGGCTCGGCGCCGTGCTGGTTTCATTCATCCCGAAGTCATCAATGGGAGTTTCGAACCATACCGCGTACTCCGCTGAAATGTCCGGCCCGGTTACCATCATGTTTGCTGATGGACTGCCGATGATCGTCCGTTCACCGGTCTGTACTGCATGGAGGTATATTCTGTTCTGCGAACAATCGATCTCTTCCGCCCCTGCGAGGGATATGATGTATTCTCCGGAGATCTTTCCTCCCAGTGCATCGGTGGTGTTTTCGGAGACACTCGTCGTCACCCACCCGGGGTCTGCCGAGACGGGGGTCGCACACAGGACCAGAACAATGAACAACGCCGCGATGCAGACGGTCGTGAAGAATGTTCTGCGCATAGCGTAGTATGTCTTTCTCCGGGGTGAAAATTTTATTGCCCCGCATATCTCGGATAAATTCCATAAAAGAGGAGTCAGGGCATTATCTGCATCACTTTCGGACCGGCCGGGCGAACTCTTTCGCGCACCGTTCCCTCGCTCGCGTGCTGCCGAACTTCTGAAAAACAGTTGGACCTTCATGTCGATGCAGAAACTTTCGCCAACTTTGGTCGTCGGGAGACGTTTTCTCTGGCAGAATGGGAAAATATCGTAAAAGCATTGCACGAAGAGTATCTGCGGACAGTCAAATACCGGGGTGACAAACTCTTTGTCGCTGAACGGTTCTGCGTACACGCCGGCGGTCTGCTCCTTCACCCCGCTTGCCGGGCGGGTGAAGACGATTTCGGGCCGTCTTTCGCCTTCCCGGCAACCTTCCGGCACGTATACGAGTGCGGAGATTTTTTTCTCTTTGCTCAGGTAGGTGACTTTATTCTCCCCGGCACCGCCATTGCCCTGCTCATTCTGGCCCCTGTATTTCGTATTCCCGCCTTTGATCCCGGCGCTCAGGGCCGCATTTCAGGGGGACCGAGGGCAGAGGGTGGATCATGCCCGGAGAGGGGCCGGAGGGCCGGGAAAAATGGGGGGAAGACGGCGCGAATGGGGGCGGGCTCCAGGGAAACGGAACGGACCCCAATTCCAAAGGTCACCGGTGAAATACATGAATCACCATGCCGGCAGGATCGAAATTTTTTGAAAAAGAGAAGGGGGAAAATCAGTTCTTGTCCCGACTGAGACGGACGATGAAGGCCATTGCATTGTCCCCGTCCTGGAGGTGCCGGAGTTCGATCTCATCGGGTCCGATGAATGTACCGAATGTGTAGCCGTCATCGTGTTCAACAATAGAGATCTCCCCGGCACTGGAGATGACACCAGACAGGTTCTCGGAATATTCGAGTCCATCCCAACGTGTATACACCTTCGAGCCGGTAAAGGCCGGCCCTTTTTGTGCCGTGATGGTGTAGGATGTATTACTCTCGCGGAAACCCGCGGCTGTGGTGTACCCGGTCGTTGTTCCTGTCCAGACCCCGACGATGTCCGGGGTGGAAGGCGATGTGACCTCCGGGGAGGGGGTTGCCGCATCGGTGACGGGCGTGATGGTTCCGGACTGTGCCTGCAGGCACCCGGCGGTTAAGAGAAACAGGCCGAGAACAACCGCAACAATGAGGGAAAACGACGATCTTTTCATTTTGAGAGATGGATTTTTTCTGTTAATAAATACCGATCATTCGATACCGTTTTTCGAGATTCTTAAAGACGATATAGAGAAACGGGCCATGAAGGTCCATCCGATAGAGATACAAAGACCCTATCCCCGGTATTCCCGATAGTGTTCCCCCATGCACGAGGGGGAAAGGGGGTCGCCCGACGACCCGGCCCTCCCGTCGTTCACCTGGCAGCCGAGGAAGATGCTCGTCCGGGCCGGGGTGTCGTAGCCGTCGTCCGCCGCGGTGAGGGTGACGGCGCGGGGGATCTCTGCGGAGACGACCCCGACGGTCGCCTCCGTGCTTTTCTTTCAGGATTGTACGTGAACTCATCTCCTTGCGGATGAGTCCGGAAAGTTGATCGAGATCGTACCTGAATCGTTCTTGATTATACATCCGGGCCCTCCACCCATTGCGAAAGGCTGCCCATCCGCTTGAAAGCCTCCAGCATGGGAAGTCCGATCCCGGAACGACGAGCATTGCAAAAAAACCTCCATCGATCCCGCAGCCTCGGCCCGCTCTTTCCTTCGGGTGAGAGAAGATAATCGAGCGTTTCCCGCTCTTTTTTCATCCAGGCAAACCGGGCCAGCACCGATCCGGTATAGTCCTCAGGGTCCGGCCAGGAATCCGCCAGAAGTCTTGCACATTCCAGAGAATAAACAATTCCTTCTCCCGTGAACGGCGATACGGTCCCTATCGATTCGCCGACGCCAATGATCACCTGGGGCGAACCGTCGCTCCGCGTCTTTCTGACAGAGAAGGGCGTCGAGTAATACGGAGACGCGACCCGGACGAGACCATGACAGCAGCACTGCCTGGTGAATGAAAACTGCCCGGACGCATCCCGATAAAACCGTTCCAGAAGGCTATCGTGCCGGAGGAGGCCGATACCGCCAATGCCGATGTGATAGTGATCGTGTCCGAGCGGAAAGATCCACAGGTACCCAAGTCCTGGTATCCGGTTCCCGTACACCCCCGCTCCAAGGCGCTCGCTCCCTCTGGATTCCACGATTACCCGGTGCTGCAGCGTCGGGAGCGTCAGGTCGGACCTGCAGGGAGGAAGGAGAGCCCGGTTGATCCCGGTCGCATCCACCACGATATCATAATCCTCCGCCTTCTCCGGCACCAGGTCCTGCCGCTTCAATCGGACGGATTTCGTGAGATCCTGGAGAAGCCGGGGTTTATGTACGGTGCAAAGGGGCGTCGTGGCCACAAGGCCGTCAAAATCCATCGGGGACATGGGTTCGATGAGGTAGTCGTCCAGGTCGAGGCCGACATCGGCGAGGTACGGTCCGATACCCGTCGGCGCACCCCACCCGCACGAACGGCATGTACAGCGGCTGGCATGTCCCCGGCCATCATAGACATCCGGCGAGATCCCTCTCTGTTCGAGAAGCCCGGCCAGATACCCGCCGGCGATGCCGGCACCTGCAATCGCAATGTTCATACAATCCTCCCAAACGTCAGTACGATCACGGTGATCGCCACGGCATGGACCATCGATGCTCCCACCTGCTGCAGCATTACCTTGTTGGCTTTCGACTCGAAATCAGGATAGACGGAGTACAACGCGCGGGTGCACAGCTGATCAATTCTTGCCCCGCAAACCGTGTTCATCGCTGCGATAACGGCTGTTGAGAGGATAAGAAGATATGCAAACTCCGTACTGCCGAGAATGAGAACAAGAGGGTAGAACATCAGGACGGACACGAGCAGGGTAACGATGCCGTACACCGTGGCGTGCGGGATCTCCGGATACACGACGGAAGATGTCTTTTTCCCCCCCAACCGGTCGGAATGTACGTCCCGACGCATCATCGATACCGCGAAACAGGTCACCGTCAGGCCGTGCAGGAGCGACAGGATGAAGGCCAGGAGAGAGAATATGCCGGTCGCGGCATAAACGATCGTCACCGTCACGCCGACGACCAGCCAGGGAAAAATGTACCATTCGGTATAGGGCTGGTGCCCCAGCGCGATGCGGGGATGGTTATAGCCATAATCGAAAAAAAATCCGATGATAAACAGGAGCGGGATCAACATCCGCTGCATCGTCAGGTATGCGGTGAGGACCACCACCAGGACCGTGATAATCGCGGACATCTTCCTGTAATCGCCGACAGTAGCCCACCCATAGACGAGGGGCCGGTCACGTTTCGTTTCCCTGCTCTTTTCACGCCGGTCGACCTCGAGGTCCATGATATCATTCCAGATATGGGCATCGATGTGGACGAGAAGAACTGCGACAACCGCGATACCAAATAAGCGCCAGTCCGCGCCTGAAAAACCGACTTCCCAGAGCGCCGCGGCAAACCCGATGAGAATTGCACACCCGGTAAAAGGAATGAGCCCCTCGATCCGCAGGATGTGCCGGAATGTGCGAAAGTCGAAGCCATCTCCTCCAGCAGGAGGCGTCACAGTTTTTTTGTCATCATGATCGTACTCTCTGGACCGTATCATGAAACGGATATCACCGCACACATTTCCATACCAACGATCTGTCTTCGCTCTGTTAATCTGGCGGATATTCACTCCTTCGCACTTTTCGCCTCGAACGCCTTCAGTGGTCCGGGCGGCATTAATATTTTCGCTGTCGATACTCTCGATGATGTCAGGATCCTCCCGAAACAACCAGCGCCGTGATCGAAACAAACCGGGATTTATCGTCTGTGAGGATTTCACGCGGGATTCAAGATTCCTGAAATCCCCGTTCGAGAACCTGGATGATGTATTGAGTCGTTGGTCGACCGGATACCCATAGCACGGAATGAAACACGAAATATTGGCCATGAATGTGATGAACCATCTGTCGTGGCCGTTCAGAGCAATCATCCCGGATGCCGGATCGGTGAGTGTGCTCACATCGACAGATACGTCCGGTGTCAAATGTTCTCGGGACACTATACGGCCGTCTTCAAATGATACGTCTTTTCAAACCCGTCGCAATCAGCATCATGCAAACAATATAATAGTAATCTCTTTATCATCAAAAATGATCAATAATTCAATAATAGAGGAAGCGAGATTCGAATCGATCGATCTCTGTCTTCTTCGGTAGAAGGTGAAACCATCATGGCACCGCTCTCCGTCCTCTACATCGACGACGATCCGGGTCTCCTTGAGATAGGCAAGATCTTCCTTGAGCGGAGCGGGGAGCTTACCGTCACCACCTGCGAATGCCCGCTGGAGGCGAGCGAGATCCTCTCCGGGAAACACGTTGACGCCATCATCTCCGACCACCTGATGCCCGGGATGGACGGGATCCGGCTCCTCCGGCACCTCAGGCAGCATGGCACCATGACACCTTTCATCATGTTCACCGGGAAAGGGTGCGAAGAGGTTGCCATCGACGCATTGAACAGCGGCGCTGACTTCTACATCAGGAAAGAAGGGAGCCCCGAGCAACAGTTTGCCGAGATCGGCAATACGATCAAGCGTGCTGTCGCCGGGAGACGAGCAGAAGAGACATTCAAAAAGAACGAAGAATTGTATCAGTGGCTATCCGGGAATGCACCTCCCGAGATCGTTGAGAACCTCAACGAGGTATTCTATGTCCTGGATAAAAACGCCACAGTTACCTATGTCTCCCCGAATATCGAGTCTATAGGCGGCTATCCTGCTTCCGCGGTGATCGGGAGGTCCTATGTCGACCTCGTCCACCCCGACGACAGGACCGGACGGCTTCTGCAGTTCGGTTCAAGCCTCGCCGGAAGCAACGAAGCGACCGAATATCGCTTTCTCAAAGCGGACGGCAGTGCGACCTGGGTGAAGACGGCTGCCCGTCCGATACTCAGGGAAGGCCGTTTAATCGGTATTCAGGGTATTCTTACGGATATCACCAGCCTGAAAACGATGGAAGAAGCGTTGCGGGAGAGCGAGGAGCAGTACCGTGACCTTGCAGTGAATGCGCCGATCGGTATCCTCACCTGCGACATCGAAGGATGCATCACCTACATCAACCGGTGTGGTCTGGATCTCCTCGGGGCGCCCGGAGAGGAGGAGGCTCCCGCCGTCAACCTCCTGAAGTATCCCCCTCTGGTCCAGAACGGATTCTCAGGGCTACTTCGAAAAGCCATGGAGTCGGGGGTGTCCATCCCCCCCCTCGATGGAGAATATTGCAGCAGTTGGGAAAAAAAAGCCCACTACAGGGTACATATCTCGCCGATCGCCAATCAGGAAACCGTCACCGGTGCCCGGATCATCCTGGACAATATATCAGAGCAGAAAAGATCTGAGATCGCTCTCAATAACGCAAACAAGAAACTCCAGCTCCTCTCGGAGATCACCCGCCACGATATCCTGAACCAGATCATGGTGGTCCAGGGATTCCTGCAATTTGCAGAGAAGATGAGTGTCGATGCCGTTCAGGCGGGCCACCTCGGGAAAGTGAAGGGTGCGGCGGAAGCCATCAGGCGTCAGATCGAGTTCACCCGCGAGTATGAACGACTGGGCGTGAAAGAACCTGCCTGGCTCTCCCTGGGCGGTCTGATAGAAAAGATCGTCGATGCGCCGATCCCCATCAGGTGCGACCGTCCCGACGTCTCGATCTATGCCGATCCGATGGTCGAACGGGTCTTTTCGAACCTGATGGACAACACCATCCGCCATGCCCAAGGAGCAACCGCCGTGCATGTCAGGTGTTCGAAGACCGGATCCGGCCTCCTGATCCTCTGGGAAGACGATGGTCCGGGTGTCCCGGAGGACCAGAAAGAGCGGATCTTCGAGCGCGGCTGTGGGAAGAACAGCGGTTTTGGCCTCTTCCTTGCACGGGAGATCCTCGAGATCACCGGGATCGGCATCACCGAGGCGGGTCGGCCCGGCAGAGGGGCGAGGTTCGAGATCCTGGTGCCTGAAGGCGGGTACAGGTTCATATGAGTCCTGAAACCGGGTCACGCTTTTCAGTTTCCAACCGTTCGCCTCTCCCTGTCGACCAGAAAGGCGTGAGGATCAGTATCATCGTCTCGCTGCTGTTATCAATATCACTATTTTCAACGGCGGCACCCTCTTCTTTGACCTTGTAGGCACACCGTTGTTCGCATGCGTTCGCCACGCAGAAGAGACCGCAGTCGATGAAAACGACCACAAAGCACTTGATGCATTGTATGCCACCCCTTTTACAGAGGAAAGGTCGTCTAATGAACCAGTCCACATCCCGGTGCGGAGAGCAGCACTCCCATACGCTTGAAGACCTTGGCTGGGCGGAGGAGCACGATGCGGCATTCTCAAAGTACACCGGGCCGTATGTGCCGGGCCGCGTGGCCTGCCGGCAGAAGACCGTGTGGGACGTTCTCGTCGACGGTGGGTCCATCACAGCGGGGATCTCCGGAGCTCTGCGGAAACTCGGCCGCTTTCCAGCGGTTGGAGATTTCGTCGTATTGCTCGATCAGCCGGAGGCCGGCACCTCGACGATCGTTGATATCCTCCCGCGCAAGACTCTCTTTGCACGGGGGGCATCGGGGCGTGAAAGCACCGACCAGGTCATTGCGGCGAATATCGATACGGTCTTTATCGTCACGGCCGCCGGCCATGACCTCAACGTCCGCCGGATAGAACGCTTTCTCGCGATCGCCCACTCATCGGGTGCCCGCCCCGTTATCGTCATCAATAAATCCGATCTGGCGGACGACCCCGCATCGCTCGCCGACGGGATCGCTTCGGTCTCTCCCGGTATACCGGTCATTCCAATCAGCGCCGCGAGCGGAGAGGGTGTCGACCGGCTTGACCCGTACCTCCCGCCGGGAACAACGGTCGCTCTCATTGGTTCGTCTGGCGTCGGCAAGTCCACCCTGATCAACCGGCTCATGGGCTGTCCGGTGCAGGAGACCTCGCATACCCGGGACTATGACGAGAAAGGGCGGCACACCACGACCGTCCGCCAGCTCTTCGTCCTGGAAGGCGGGGCGCTCATGATAGACAACCCCGGCCTGAGGGAGGTCGGCATCGGTACGGCAGCTGCCGGTATTGCTGGTACATTCCCCGATATTCTCGAACTGGCGGAGGGCTGCCGGTTCTCGGACTGCCGGCACGAACAGGAGCCGGGCTGTGTGGTGCAGGCGGCCGTGAGGGACGGAGCCCTCTCTGCAGCACGGCTGGAGAATTTTCACCGGCTCATGCGAGAACTCGAATTCGAACGGGATAAAGCGGAGATCGGGCTGGTGAGGCTTGAGAAGAAACGCTGGAAAGAAATCGGAAAATCTGCCCGAGATATCTGGAAGATAAAAGGGAAGTAACGGCAATCCGTTGCAGTACCGATTGCAAATCGGACCCCGCATCTCCCGGCGGGAAAGGAGGGCCCGTCAGGAGAGGGAAAGGGTCTGTGTTATAGCCTTCCGGAAGGGAAGATCAGCCGCTCTGTGAACTCAAGGAGGGCCTTCGCCTCTGGATTGTCAGCGATCTCCGGCCGAAAAGAGAGGGTTTGAGACTCTACTCCCAGGTAATTCCTGTCCGCGTTGCTGAACGCACCCCGGATGGTCGGGACACGATCACGCACCCTCACTCCCCCGTCTGCACCAGCCCCTCCCCCTCAACCCGGTGCCTCTCATAGTTCCGCCGCACCGCCCCTTCGGCCGAGTTCGCATAGCAGTAGCGACAGAGATGAGGGCATGTCGAGTAGGCGCCGATGTCCTTGCTCCGGATGCAGCCGCAACTGTCCCTCTGGCCTTTTTCCTTCAGGCTCTTCGAGGGGACAATCTTCCCGAAGAGGTCGCGCTGCGGCGGCGGCCCGAGGAATGCCGTCAACGCGGGGTCGTCGGGGAAGAGACGGGGGAAGAGACGGCGGAGGAGGTGGTCGTCGACGCACCTGTTCTTCTTTACCCCATAGGCCGAGAGGTCCACCTCCTCCGCACAGGTGGCGAGGGCAAGATTCCAGTCCCTGTTCAGTGCGGCGAGGCCCTCCGCAAAGGCCCGCATCTCCTCAAGCCCGAACTCGCGGTAGCTCCCGCCGAGACGCCGCTTCACCGCACGGTAGGCGTCGATGTCGGCAAAGCTGAAGACCAGGCGTTCGGTCGAGGCGTGGATGCGGTCCCCCACACCCTTCACCCGTGCGAGGAGTTTCTCGACGGTAAGGTCGTCGGAGAGGAGGAGGGGGTCGAAGCGCCAGATCACCCGCTCCTTTCCCACCCTCTCCGCAAGCGCCCTGAAGGTCTCGACACGCTCGTCGAGAGGGGGCAGGCCGGGCTCGAGCCCCTCCCTCTCGTAGTCGTTGAGGGTGTACTGGAAGTAATAGTGGTACCCCATCCTCTCGATCTCGTCGAGGTGCGGCATCAGGGGGGCCGGGTTCTTCGTCCAGAATACGAACACCCTCGCCTTCTCAAACGAAACCGTCTGGGAGAAATTC contains:
- the rsgA gene encoding ribosome small subunit-dependent GTPase A; this encodes MNQSTSRCGEQHSHTLEDLGWAEEHDAAFSKYTGPYVPGRVACRQKTVWDVLVDGGSITAGISGALRKLGRFPAVGDFVVLLDQPEAGTSTIVDILPRKTLFARGASGRESTDQVIAANIDTVFIVTAAGHDLNVRRIERFLAIAHSSGARPVIVINKSDLADDPASLADGIASVSPGIPVIPISAASGEGVDRLDPYLPPGTTVALIGSSGVGKSTLINRLMGCPVQETSHTRDYDEKGRHTTTVRQLFVLEGGALMIDNPGLREVGIGTAAAGIAGTFPDILELAEGCRFSDCRHEQEPGCVVQAAVRDGALSAARLENFHRLMRELEFERDKAEIGLVRLEKKRWKEIGKSARDIWKIKGK
- a CDS encoding DUF1848 domain-containing protein; this translates as MKTVTPVIISASRATDIPAFYTEWLMNRLRAGYAVWTNPFNRNFSQTVSFEKARVFVFWTKNPAPLMPHLDEIERMGYHYYFQYTLNDYEREGLEPGLPPLDERVETFRALAERVGKERVIWRFDPLLLSDDLTVEKLLARVKGVGDRIHASTERLVFSFADIDAYRAVKRRLGGSYREFGLEEMRAFAEGLAALNRDWNLALATCAEEVDLSAYGVKKNRCVDDHLLRRLFPRLFPDDPALTAFLGPPPQRDLFGKIVPSKSLKEKGQRDSCGCIRSKDIGAYSTCPHLCRYCYANSAEGAVRRNYERHRVEGEGLVQTGE